In a genomic window of Amycolatopsis japonica:
- a CDS encoding VOC family protein: protein MLLGIDHIGLVTEEPAGLLPAMTALGMSKLDSGIATTYRVACEFWQPPGPGGSPLIELVSPAGPGSALDGHLARSGPGLHHIAFEVDHLEPELDRLRGAGFTPVDREPCAGARPGMLVAFTYLARPAGLLVELVQYRDGCSSEQRGGRHPARRDHGLRSTARSAGEGEHP from the coding sequence ATGTTGCTCGGTATCGACCACATCGGACTCGTCACCGAAGAACCCGCGGGGCTGCTTCCCGCCATGACCGCCCTCGGGATGTCCAAACTGGACAGTGGGATCGCCACCACCTATCGGGTGGCGTGCGAGTTCTGGCAGCCACCCGGCCCCGGCGGTAGCCCCCTGATCGAGCTGGTCTCCCCGGCGGGCCCCGGTTCGGCGCTCGACGGCCACCTGGCCAGATCCGGCCCCGGGCTGCACCACATCGCCTTCGAGGTCGATCACCTCGAACCGGAGCTGGACCGCCTGCGCGGCGCGGGGTTCACCCCGGTCGACCGCGAACCCTGCGCCGGCGCACGGCCGGGCATGCTGGTCGCCTTCACCTACCTGGCCCGGCCCGCCGGTCTGCTGGTGGAACTGGTCCAGTACCGGGACGGATGCTCATCGGAGCAACGCGGCGGCCGCCACCCGGCTCGCCGCGACCACGGTCTTCGCAGCACCGCCCGATCCGCCGGTGAAGGTGAACACCCCTGA
- a CDS encoding NAD(P)/FAD-dependent oxidoreductase, whose protein sequence is MRVGIVGGGVAGALLAWRLRQAAPRSTIDVYTARSTDGDATSASGGLVRGFERLEHAGRLAATGLAELRANPALRAASDYREVGSVYLALSGDGLGDPVRVIEEALPGSATLLTAPELAARYPFRGLPSGVTAVVERHAGFVSPAGLRDAVLGWLTDRGATVRRMPVATVDPAPALRLADGVTAGYDAVVVAAGPWTPALLAASGLPAGGLRVKQIQYTVYEGGPAGLGTFVWEGTGMWGRPAGDAGFLLGLPGDRWDVDPAGPRPDVALVDRVASEARRLLGHPLAEHCPHRTTVSSDCYHDPPGLELREVASGVFTFTGGSGGAAKTVVAASRVAAAALLR, encoded by the coding sequence GTGCGGGTGGGAATCGTCGGCGGCGGTGTCGCGGGGGCGCTGCTCGCCTGGCGGCTGCGCCAAGCGGCGCCGCGGAGCACGATCGACGTGTACACCGCCCGGTCGACCGACGGCGACGCGACGAGCGCGTCCGGCGGGCTGGTCCGCGGCTTCGAGCGGCTGGAGCACGCCGGCCGGCTGGCCGCGACCGGTCTCGCCGAACTGCGCGCCAACCCGGCGTTGCGGGCGGCGTCGGACTACCGGGAGGTCGGCTCGGTGTACCTGGCGCTCTCCGGGGACGGGCTCGGCGACCCGGTCCGGGTGATCGAGGAAGCGCTGCCCGGTTCGGCGACCTTGCTCACCGCGCCCGAACTGGCCGCCCGGTATCCGTTCCGTGGCCTGCCTTCCGGGGTGACCGCGGTGGTCGAACGGCACGCGGGATTCGTGTCGCCCGCCGGGCTGCGGGACGCCGTGCTGGGCTGGCTCACCGACCGCGGCGCCACGGTCCGGCGGATGCCGGTGGCGACCGTGGACCCGGCTCCGGCATTGCGGTTGGCCGACGGCGTGACCGCGGGTTACGACGCGGTCGTCGTGGCCGCCGGTCCGTGGACGCCCGCCCTGCTGGCGGCGAGCGGGCTGCCTGCCGGAGGGCTGCGCGTCAAACAGATCCAGTACACCGTCTACGAAGGAGGACCCGCGGGGCTCGGCACGTTCGTGTGGGAGGGCACCGGTATGTGGGGCCGCCCGGCGGGCGACGCGGGATTCCTGCTTGGTCTGCCCGGTGACCGCTGGGACGTCGACCCGGCCGGTCCGCGGCCGGACGTCGCGCTCGTCGACCGGGTCGCGAGCGAGGCCCGCCGCCTGCTCGGGCATCCGCTCGCCGAGCACTGTCCACATCGGACGACCGTTTCGTCCGACTGCTATCACGATCCGCCCGGCCTCGAACTACGCGAGGTCGCGTCAGGGGTGTTCACCTTCACCGGCGGATCGGGCGGTGCTGCGAAGACCGTGGTCGCGGCGAGCCGGGTGGCGGCCGCCGCGTTGCTCCGATGA
- the pepN gene encoding aminopeptidase N — MPSLTQAEAKERGALLRIRSYRVDLDLTTGDETFRSTTRIVFDASPGATFLDVRPRELRSVILNGRELDPAALDDGRFPLDGLAEENELVVVADMAYSRECEGLHRYIDPADGRVYLYAYVFIDNAPRIFACFDQPDLKAPFTFDVTVPDDDWQVLGNAPSTRLGPGHWRLAETAPLATYLTTLVVGPYESFHAEHGGVPLGLHCRASLADGLKADVEEVFEITGQCLDEYRRLFGVPYPFEKFDQVFVPEFSVLSLDHPGCVLLRELYLFGSAVPRSERETRAVVIAHGLSLMWLAGLVTNTWWDDLWLGQAFADYMAHRVTGDVTRFSGPLTTFAVRRKAQAYVADQRPSTHPVSLAGPDVRTVLLELDRISYFKGSSVLRQLAARVGTPALRAGLSTYFTRHAYGTATFTDFLTALSEAAGTDLTEWARVWFSTCDVGTLTPEITVSDGVITAAAVRQDVPEGHPVPRPHTLDIGCYGEESTTIRVTIDGPRTGLPQLVGRPAPEFLLVNDGDLTYAKIRFDDRSRAALPGFLPRLSPVNRAMVWCALLMAVQDGVYPAADHLELVTGMLAVETDPSIVVEVLEQARIDVADRFLRPERRPAALAAVAGALRDRIAEVEPSDEIWLCLCRGLVEFSTDVDELRGWLDGTRLPAGLVLDADLAWRTRYRLAVLGALAEDEIAAAHDADPSTRGEQFAAKCRAARPDPAAKEAAWEVIVGDTEMSSYGLWALAEGFWQPEQAELTAGYVPRFFAEMPAAARSRGDLVLDVLVRFLYPRYAASAETLRLADELLARPDVELPLRRRVADFTGDLRRAVAARTGVSG, encoded by the coding sequence ATGCCCAGTCTGACGCAGGCCGAAGCGAAGGAGCGCGGCGCATTGCTGCGGATCCGTTCGTATCGGGTGGATCTCGATCTGACGACCGGCGACGAGACCTTTCGATCGACCACGAGAATCGTCTTCGACGCGAGCCCCGGTGCCACGTTCCTCGACGTGCGGCCCCGCGAGCTGCGCTCGGTGATCCTCAACGGCCGGGAACTGGACCCGGCCGCACTCGACGACGGCCGGTTCCCGCTCGACGGCCTCGCCGAGGAGAACGAGCTCGTCGTGGTCGCGGACATGGCCTACTCGCGGGAATGCGAAGGGCTGCACCGGTACATAGACCCTGCCGACGGCCGCGTCTACCTCTACGCCTACGTGTTCATCGACAACGCACCGCGGATCTTCGCCTGCTTCGACCAGCCCGATCTCAAGGCGCCCTTCACCTTCGACGTCACGGTTCCCGACGACGACTGGCAGGTGCTCGGCAACGCGCCGTCGACCCGGCTCGGGCCGGGACACTGGCGGCTGGCCGAAACCGCGCCGCTGGCGACCTATCTGACGACCCTGGTCGTCGGCCCGTACGAGTCGTTCCACGCCGAGCACGGCGGAGTGCCGCTGGGCCTGCATTGCCGTGCCTCGCTGGCGGACGGGCTCAAGGCCGACGTCGAGGAGGTCTTCGAGATCACCGGGCAATGCCTCGACGAGTACCGGCGGCTGTTCGGCGTGCCCTACCCGTTCGAGAAGTTCGACCAGGTCTTCGTGCCGGAGTTCAGCGTCCTCTCGCTCGACCATCCCGGTTGTGTGCTGCTGCGCGAGCTGTACCTCTTCGGCTCCGCGGTGCCGCGGAGCGAACGGGAGACCAGGGCCGTGGTGATCGCGCACGGCCTGTCCCTGATGTGGCTCGCCGGTCTGGTCACCAACACCTGGTGGGACGACCTGTGGCTCGGGCAGGCCTTCGCCGACTACATGGCCCATCGGGTGACCGGTGACGTGACGAGGTTTTCCGGCCCGCTGACCACGTTCGCGGTCCGGCGCAAGGCCCAGGCCTACGTGGCAGATCAGCGGCCGTCGACCCATCCGGTGAGCCTGGCCGGGCCGGACGTGCGGACGGTGCTGCTCGAACTGGACCGGATCTCCTACTTCAAGGGCTCATCGGTCCTGCGTCAGCTGGCGGCCCGGGTCGGTACCCCGGCGCTGCGCGCGGGCCTGAGCACCTACTTCACCCGCCACGCGTACGGCACGGCGACGTTCACCGACTTCCTCACCGCGTTGAGCGAGGCCGCCGGCACGGATCTGACGGAATGGGCGCGGGTGTGGTTCTCCACCTGCGACGTCGGCACGCTGACCCCGGAGATCACGGTTTCCGACGGGGTGATCACAGCGGCCGCCGTCCGCCAGGACGTCCCAGAGGGGCATCCGGTACCGCGACCGCACACCTTGGACATCGGTTGCTACGGCGAGGAGTCCACGACGATCCGGGTCACGATCGACGGACCGCGGACCGGGCTGCCGCAACTGGTGGGTCGTCCGGCGCCGGAATTCCTGCTGGTCAACGACGGCGATCTGACCTACGCGAAGATCCGCTTCGACGATCGTTCCCGCGCGGCTCTGCCCGGGTTCCTTCCCCGGCTGTCGCCGGTCAACCGCGCGATGGTGTGGTGCGCGCTGCTGATGGCGGTGCAGGACGGCGTGTACCCGGCCGCGGATCACCTCGAACTGGTGACCGGGATGCTCGCCGTCGAAACGGATCCGTCCATCGTCGTCGAGGTGCTGGAGCAGGCTCGTATCGACGTCGCCGACCGCTTCCTGCGCCCGGAGCGGCGGCCCGCCGCGCTCGCCGCGGTCGCCGGTGCTCTTCGTGACCGGATCGCCGAGGTCGAGCCGTCCGACGAGATCTGGCTGTGCCTGTGCCGGGGCCTCGTCGAGTTCAGCACGGACGTCGACGAGCTGCGTGGCTGGCTCGACGGCACCCGGCTGCCCGCGGGACTCGTCCTCGACGCGGATCTGGCCTGGCGCACCAGATACCGGCTCGCCGTGCTCGGCGCGCTCGCCGAGGACGAGATCGCCGCGGCCCACGACGCGGATCCCAGCACCCGCGGCGAGCAGTTCGCGGCGAAATGCCGTGCGGCCAGGCCGGATCCGGCGGCCAAGGAGGCGGCGTGGGAGGTGATCGTCGGCGACACCGAGATGTCCAGCTACGGGCTGTGGGCACTGGCCGAAGGATTCTGGCAACCGGAACAGGCCGAGCTGACCGCCGGCTACGTCCCGCGGTTCTTCGCCGAGATGCCCGCGGCCGCCCGGTCGCGCGGTGACCTCGTACTGGACGTGCTGGTGCGGTTCCTCTACCCGCGCTACGCCGCCTCGGCGGAGACCTTGCGGCTGGCCGACGAACTGCTCGCCCGCCCCGACGTCGAACTGCCGTTGCGCCGGCGGGTCGCGGACTTCACCGGCGACCTGCGCCGGGCCGTCGCCGCCCGGACCGGCGTCAGCGGCTGA